A stretch of the Vigna radiata var. radiata cultivar VC1973A chromosome 7, Vradiata_ver6, whole genome shotgun sequence genome encodes the following:
- the LOC106768001 gene encoding uncharacterized protein LOC106768001, giving the protein MEKRARLRVQKKKPIKRRGTKVFLKKVLDYLKSDTFMYAPLLSSLPCHAFNAFPSSPAKELEFQKAEKEKRCFGKQVGKYLISDDYMYDPLLHLPHSSKDPLHVYGMKRMDDSTRRLTMKVNQQTDHLGNANQSSESPVPQTDISDQHKHTETVKHAVYQFCRSTAAPRIVTRNSQLRAHS; this is encoded by the exons atggaAAAGAGAGCGCGCCTGAGAGTCCAAAAGAAGAAACCCATCAAACGCAGAGGAACGAAAGTGTTTCTTAAAAAGGTTTTGGATTATCTTAAGTCTGATACTTTCATGTATGCCCCTCTCCTCTCATCTCTACCCTGTCATGCTTTCAACGCCTTCCCTTCTTCCCCTGCTAAAG AGTTGGAATTTCAAAAGGCTGAAAAAGAGAAGCGGTGTTTTGGGAAACAAGTTGGGAAGTATCTCATATCTGATGATTATATGTATGATCCGCTCCTTCATCTTCCCCATTCATCTAAAG ATCCTTTGCATGTCTATGGAATGAAAAGGATGGATGATTCAACTAGAAGGTTGACAATGAAAGTTAATCAACAAACTGATCATCTAGGAAATGCAAACCAAAGTTCCGAAAGTCCTGTTCCTCAAACAGACATCTCTGATCAGCATAAACACACAGAAACTGTGAAGCATGCTGTGTACCAATTTTGTCGCTCAACTGCTGCTCCAA GGATTGTTACCCGGAACTCCCAGCTGAGAGCTCATAGTTGA